A portion of the Haemophilus influenzae genome contains these proteins:
- the rep gene encoding DNA helicase Rep, producing MKLNPQQQQAVEYVTGPCLVLAGAGSGKTRVIINKIAHLIEKCGYSPKQIAAVTFTNKAAREMKERVAHSIGKEQSKGLLVSTFHTLGFDIIKREYKALGFKSNMTLFDEHDQFALLKELTADVLKEDKDLLRELISVISNWKNDLISPKQAFALARDAKYQTFAKCYECYATQIRAYNALDFDDLIMLPTLLFKQNEEVRSKWQAKIRYLLVDEYQDTNTSQYELIKLLVGERACFTVVGDDDQSIYSWRGARPENMVRLRDDFPRLNVIKLEQNYRSTQRILHCANILIDNNEHVFNKKLFSTIGKGEKLLVIEAKNEEHEAERIVAELIAHRFSRKTKYKDYAILYRGNHQSRLLEKVLMQNRIPYKISGGTSFFSRAEIKDMMAYLRLVVNQDDDAAFLRIVNTPKREIGTATLQKLGELAQEKHISLFNAIFEFELIQRITPKAYDSLQKFGRWIVELNDEIQRSEPERAVRSMLSTIHYEEYLYEYATSPKAAEMQSKNVATLFDWVADMLKGDETNEPMNLNQVVTRLTLRDMLERGEDDDESDQVQLMTLHASKGLEFPYVYLIGMEEGILPHQTSIDEDNVEEERRLAYVGITRAQKELTFSLCRERRQYGELIRPEPSRFLAELPNDDVLWERDKPKLTTEQKQEKTQNQLDRLRAILKGD from the coding sequence ATGAAACTCAATCCTCAACAACAACAAGCCGTTGAATATGTGACAGGCCCTTGTCTTGTGCTTGCTGGTGCAGGCTCTGGCAAAACTCGCGTCATTATTAATAAAATCGCCCATTTAATTGAAAAGTGCGGTTATTCTCCGAAACAAATTGCTGCTGTTACTTTTACCAACAAAGCCGCACGCGAGATGAAAGAGCGTGTAGCACATTCCATTGGCAAAGAACAATCTAAAGGCTTGCTTGTTTCCACTTTTCATACGCTCGGTTTTGACATTATTAAGCGTGAATATAAAGCGTTGGGCTTTAAATCAAATATGACTTTGTTTGATGAACATGATCAATTTGCGTTGTTAAAAGAGCTAACCGCTGATGTATTAAAAGAAGATAAGGATTTATTGCGTGAGTTAATTTCAGTGATTTCTAACTGGAAGAACGATTTGATTTCGCCAAAACAGGCGTTTGCGTTGGCGCGTGATGCTAAATATCAAACTTTCGCAAAATGTTATGAGTGTTACGCCACACAAATTCGAGCTTACAACGCCCTTGATTTTGATGATTTGATTATGCTGCCGACGTTGTTGTTCAAGCAAAATGAAGAAGTGCGGTCAAAATGGCAGGCAAAAATTCGTTATTTGTTGGTGGATGAATATCAAGACACCAACACCAGTCAATATGAGCTGATTAAACTTTTAGTGGGGGAGCGTGCATGTTTTACTGTGGTGGGCGATGATGACCAATCTATTTATTCGTGGCGTGGTGCACGACCAGAAAATATGGTGCGTTTACGCGATGATTTCCCTCGTTTGAACGTGATTAAGCTAGAGCAAAATTACCGTTCAACCCAGCGTATTTTGCATTGCGCTAATATTTTGATTGATAACAATGAGCACGTGTTTAATAAGAAACTTTTTTCAACCATTGGTAAAGGGGAAAAATTGCTTGTTATCGAAGCAAAAAATGAAGAACACGAAGCAGAGCGGATTGTCGCTGAGTTGATCGCCCATCGTTTTAGCCGTAAAACCAAATATAAAGATTATGCGATTTTGTATCGAGGCAATCATCAATCCCGATTACTCGAAAAAGTACTGATGCAAAACCGTATTCCTTACAAAATTTCTGGCGGTACTTCTTTTTTCTCCCGTGCAGAAATCAAAGATATGATGGCGTATTTGCGCTTGGTGGTGAATCAAGATGATGATGCCGCATTCCTACGTATTGTGAATACACCTAAACGTGAAATTGGCACCGCAACCTTACAAAAACTTGGCGAGTTGGCTCAAGAAAAACACATCAGTTTATTTAATGCTATTTTTGAGTTTGAACTTATTCAACGCATCACGCCAAAAGCCTATGATTCATTGCAAAAATTTGGCCGTTGGATTGTAGAACTTAATGATGAAATTCAACGTTCTGAACCAGAGCGAGCGGTACGTTCTATGTTATCCACGATTCATTATGAAGAATATTTGTACGAATACGCAACAAGCCCTAAAGCGGCAGAAATGCAAAGTAAGAATGTTGCCACGCTATTTGATTGGGTTGCGGATATGTTAAAAGGCGATGAAACCAATGAACCAATGAACCTTAATCAAGTAGTAACCCGCCTAACATTACGAGATATGTTGGAGCGAGGCGAAGACGATGATGAGAGCGATCAAGTTCAACTGATGACATTGCACGCCTCTAAGGGATTGGAATTCCCTTATGTTTATTTGATCGGTATGGAAGAGGGCATTTTGCCCCACCAAACTAGCATTGATGAAGACAACGTGGAAGAAGAACGCCGCTTGGCTTATGTTGGCATCACAAGAGCACAAAAAGAACTCACTTTTTCTTTGTGTCGAGAACGCCGTCAATATGGAGAATTAATTCGTCCAGAACCCAGCAGATTTTTAGCTGAATTACCCAATGACGATGTGTTATGGGAACGCGATAAACCAAAACTAACCACCGAGCAAAAACAAGAAAAAACACAAAATCAACTTGATAGATTGAGGGCGATTTTGAAAGGAGACTAG
- a CDS encoding MgtC/SapB family protein, protein MENSSLLLTALFNPDHLIIFSKMLLAMVLGSVIGLERELKRKPVGVKTCAIIAVTTCVLTIVSIQAAEHYAQVSENIRTDPMRLAAQVISGIGFLGAGVILHKKNDAISGLTTAAIIWASAGIGIAAGAGFVFDAVIATVMILVSIRLSPLVQRWVHRKSQRRRTKFNILVNDAESIGKVTQLLVNNQYRIEHIQVKDQSSGEVRLQIRCFSIDSTMLKDAYALLKAEDGVISVEVDN, encoded by the coding sequence ATGGAAAATTCATCTTTACTTTTAACCGCACTTTTCAATCCTGATCACTTAATTATTTTTAGCAAAATGCTATTAGCGATGGTGCTTGGCAGTGTTATTGGCTTAGAACGTGAACTTAAACGTAAGCCTGTGGGTGTAAAAACTTGCGCCATTATTGCCGTTACCACTTGTGTGCTAACCATTGTTTCAATTCAAGCCGCAGAGCATTATGCACAAGTTTCAGAAAATATTCGTACGGATCCGATGCGCCTTGCGGCTCAAGTGATTAGTGGCATCGGTTTTTTAGGTGCTGGTGTGATTTTGCATAAGAAAAATGATGCGATTTCAGGTTTAACCACTGCGGCGATTATTTGGGCTTCTGCGGGGATCGGTATTGCTGCTGGGGCAGGTTTCGTGTTTGATGCGGTCATCGCCACTGTGATGATTTTGGTGTCTATTCGATTAAGTCCATTAGTGCAACGTTGGGTACATCGTAAATCACAACGTCGTCGGACGAAATTCAATATTCTTGTCAATGATGCGGAAAGCATAGGGAAAGTTACCCAATTGTTAGTAAATAATCAGTATCGTATTGAACATATACAAGTCAAAGATCAAAGTAGTGGAGAAGTGCGGTTACAAATTCGTTGCTTTTCCATTGATTCCACAATGTTGAAAGATGCGTATGCTTTACTTAAAGCAGAAGATGGCGTAATAAGTGTTGAAGTAGATAACTAG
- a CDS encoding NAD(P)H-dependent oxidoreductase: MNILLLDGGKAFGHSHGELNHTLHKKAKEVLTALGHNVKETVIDAGYNVEAEIEKFLWMDAVIWQMPSWWMHEPWTVKKYIDEVLTSGHGKLYHSDGRHSVNPTEGYGTGGLLQGKKHMLSLTWNAPIEAFTREGDFFEGKGVDVLYMHFHKLNEFIGLTRLPTFLCNDVVKNPQVEQYLSDYQAHLEKVFG, translated from the coding sequence ATGAATATTTTATTATTAGACGGTGGTAAAGCGTTTGGACATTCTCACGGCGAGTTGAATCACACGCTTCATAAAAAAGCGAAAGAAGTTTTGACTGCACTTGGACACAATGTAAAAGAAACTGTGATCGATGCTGGCTATAATGTTGAAGCAGAAATCGAAAAATTCTTGTGGATGGATGCCGTGATTTGGCAAATGCCGAGCTGGTGGATGCACGAACCTTGGACAGTGAAAAAATACATAGACGAAGTATTAACCAGCGGACACGGCAAGTTATATCACAGTGATGGCAGACACAGCGTTAATCCAACCGAGGGCTATGGCACAGGCGGCTTGTTGCAAGGCAAAAAACATATGCTTTCACTTACTTGGAATGCACCGATTGAAGCCTTTACTCGCGAAGGCGATTTCTTTGAAGGCAAAGGTGTGGATGTGTTGTATATGCATTTCCACAAACTCAATGAGTTCATCGGCTTGACCCGTCTGCCGACATTCTTATGTAACGATGTGGTTAAAAATCCACAAGTAGAACAATATTTATCAGACTACCAAGCACATTTGGAAAAAGTGTTTGGCTAA
- the rimO gene encoding 30S ribosomal protein S12 methylthiotransferase RimO — protein MQNSTPSIGFVSLGCPKNLVDSERILTELRTDGYNIVPSYENVDLVIVNTCGFIDSAVQESLESIGEALEENGRVIVTGCLGAKEDQIREVHPKVLEVSGPHSYEAVMAQVHKYVPKPTHNPYISLVPKQGVKLTPKHYAYLKISEGCDHRCTFCIIPSMRGDLESRSITQVLDEAKRLAEAGVKELLVVSQDTSAYSMDLKRQEGGVKTAFWNGMPIKNDLMTLCKQLGKLGIWVRLHYVYPYPHVDDLIPLMADGTLLPYLDIPLQHASPKILKAMKRPGSIDRTLERIKQWREICPDLTLRSTFIVGFPGETEEDFQLLLDFLKEAQLDRVGCFKFSPVEGAPATDMADQVPEDVKEERFHRFMQLQQEISANRLKQKISKTLDVLVDEIDEEGIIGRSKADAPEVDGLVYVDNLSGINVKVGDVIKVTITNSDEYDLWGSC, from the coding sequence ATGCAAAATTCAACCCCAAGCATTGGCTTTGTAAGCCTTGGCTGCCCAAAAAACTTGGTAGATTCTGAACGAATCTTAACGGAACTACGCACCGATGGTTACAACATTGTGCCAAGCTATGAAAATGTCGATTTAGTGATTGTGAACACCTGTGGTTTTATTGATAGCGCGGTGCAGGAATCCCTAGAATCGATTGGCGAAGCATTAGAAGAAAATGGGCGAGTTATCGTGACTGGCTGTTTGGGGGCAAAAGAAGACCAAATTCGTGAAGTGCATCCTAAGGTTTTGGAAGTCAGTGGCCCACATAGTTATGAAGCAGTGATGGCACAAGTACACAAATACGTGCCAAAACCGACACATAACCCTTACATCAGCTTAGTACCAAAACAAGGCGTAAAACTGACTCCAAAACATTATGCCTATTTAAAGATCTCTGAAGGCTGTGATCACCGTTGTACGTTCTGCATTATTCCATCTATGCGTGGCGATTTAGAAAGCCGTTCTATTACGCAAGTTTTGGACGAAGCAAAACGTTTAGCCGAAGCAGGCGTAAAAGAATTGCTTGTGGTATCACAAGACACTTCCGCTTATTCCATGGATTTAAAACGCCAAGAGGGCGGGGTAAAAACAGCTTTCTGGAATGGCATGCCAATTAAAAATGATTTAATGACGCTTTGTAAACAGCTTGGCAAACTTGGCATTTGGGTTCGCTTACATTATGTGTATCCCTATCCCCATGTGGATGATTTAATTCCATTAATGGCTGACGGTACGCTCTTGCCGTATTTAGACATTCCATTACAACACGCCAGCCCGAAAATCTTAAAAGCAATGAAAAGACCGGGCAGTATTGACCGCACTTTAGAACGCATTAAACAATGGCGTGAAATTTGCCCTGATTTAACATTACGCTCCACTTTCATTGTAGGTTTCCCAGGAGAAACAGAAGAAGATTTCCAATTATTGCTCGATTTCTTAAAAGAAGCCCAGCTTGATCGCGTAGGCTGTTTCAAATTCAGCCCCGTTGAAGGCGCACCTGCAACAGATATGGCTGACCAAGTGCCAGAAGATGTGAAAGAAGAACGTTTCCATCGTTTCATGCAATTACAACAGGAAATTTCTGCAAACCGTTTAAAACAAAAAATCAGTAAAACTCTTGATGTATTAGTGGATGAAATTGACGAAGAAGGCATTATTGGCCGCTCCAAAGCAGATGCCCCTGAAGTGGATGGTTTAGTTTATGTAGATAATTTAAGCGGAATCAATGTCAAAGTGGGCGACGTGATTAAAGTAACCATCACAAATTCTGATGAATATGATTTGTGGGGAAGTTGTTAA
- the yafC gene encoding DNA-binding transcriptional regulator YafC — protein sequence MKTTSEELTVFVQVVENGSFSRAAKQLAMANSAVSRVVKRLEEKLGVNLINRTTRQLRLTEEGSQYFRRVQKILQEMAAAEAEMLAVHEVPQGVLRVDSAMPMVLHLLVPLAAKFNERYPHIQLSLVSSEGYINLIERKVDIALRAGELNDSGLRARHLFDSQFRLVASPEYLAKHGTPQSTEDLANHQCLGFTEPSSLNTWAVLDAQGNPYKISPHFTASSGEILRSLCLSGCGIACLSDFLVDNDIAEGKLIPLFSNHITDETLPFNAVYYSDKAVNLRLRVFLDFLAEKLRG from the coding sequence ATGAAAACAACTTCTGAAGAATTAACGGTATTTGTGCAAGTAGTCGAAAATGGTAGTTTCAGCCGTGCGGCCAAACAGCTAGCGATGGCAAATTCTGCTGTAAGCCGTGTGGTGAAAAGGTTAGAAGAAAAATTAGGCGTTAACCTAATCAACCGCACCACGCGACAGCTAAGACTAACAGAAGAAGGTTCACAATATTTTCGCCGAGTGCAGAAAATTCTGCAAGAAATGGCTGCAGCAGAAGCTGAAATGTTGGCTGTGCACGAAGTACCACAAGGCGTACTACGCGTAGATTCCGCCATGCCGATGGTGTTACATCTGCTAGTGCCATTAGCAGCGAAATTCAACGAACGTTATCCGCATATCCAACTTTCGCTAGTTTCTTCCGAAGGCTATATCAATCTGATTGAACGCAAAGTCGATATTGCTTTACGAGCTGGAGAATTGAATGATTCTGGGTTGCGTGCTCGTCATCTGTTTGATAGCCAATTCCGATTAGTTGCCAGTCCAGAATACTTGGCAAAACACGGTACACCACAATCAACTGAAGATCTTGCCAACCATCAATGTTTAGGCTTCACTGAACCTAGTTCTCTAAATACATGGGCGGTTCTAGATGCTCAAGGAAATCCCTATAAAATCTCACCGCACTTTACCGCCAGCAGCGGTGAAATCTTACGGTCATTGTGCCTTTCAGGTTGTGGTATCGCTTGCTTATCAGATTTTTTGGTAGACAATGACATCGCTGAAGGAAAATTAATTCCCCTATTTTCTAATCACATCACCGATGAAACACTCCCTTTCAACGCTGTTTATTACAGTGATAAAGCTGTCAATCTTCGCCTACGTGTGTTTTTAGACTTTTTAGCAGAAAAGCTGAGGGGATAA